The nucleotide sequence TGTCAACACCAGCTAccaactttttgtgtgtgtgcacgtcagTGTATAATGTTTGCGTGTGTGCACGTCAGTGTATAatgtttgcgtgtgtgcatgtgagtgtatactgtttgcgtgtgtgcaggtgcacatgggtgtacatgcaggcatgtgCATTTGTATAGAAGCCAGAAGTTGACAACAGATGGCTCTCTTAATCACTTCACCATCCTATTTGTTTTGAGGcgtggtctctcactgaacctggaacttactaATTAGCTACAGTGACTGGCTCCAAATACCCTCCTGTCTATACTCCCCAGctcctggctttttacatgagtggCGGGACAAGAGGGGGGAATCCCAACGTAGGTCCTCATGCACTGTATATAGTGCacatatacttgtgtgtgtgcccCAGTGGCAAGTTCTCAAGTAATtttgtcctttctccctctttgaTAGGGTaccttttgcttttcttaaaaTACAGACTTTGCCCAATGATATTCCGCACAACCCTTGAGAGGCTTACCATCAGATTCTTCTACTTCAAAGTATCTGTAGTTGAAATGCATAGTGGGTGCATAGGGATTCTTGGGGTGAATCACAGAGCTTACACCCATAGCAGTGAATGGCAGTTTACctagagagaaaaataacattaaatggaGAGGTTTGACACATATTATCCCCTGTGATCTCTGAATGCATTCTCATAAGTCGCTTTGAAATGTGTTCCTTAAGATATGATTTTCACAGTTAAAGCCTGTGAACATCCCGGGCATAAGCATCTAACGGCTGTTCCAGAAAAAGTGCTACTTTTAGGTAAACCTGCTGGGAAAAGCGCTGGCAGGAAGAGTTACCCAACTTACCATCCTTCCTCGTCAGGGACATTCCTCTGCTTCGCATCTGGTTTGCTGCTTCCTCCGAGAGATTCCCATGAACAACAGAAATGCTGACCCCAGCCTTTTCAAACACACGGCCATCCTGAAGCACACAGGTGATGCCACCACCCCCTgtccacagaaacagaaaaccagagaACAGGGGACCATCAGATGGGATACAAGTCTCCCAAGAATGTGGCAGCATGAGGGTTGGTTCCCCCTGTAGCTCCAGAACCATCAATAGCATATATTTTAATGCACAGAACATTAGATGATTAGCTTAACTTCCTGTCATAAGCCGTACATACAGGGCAAACATTGGACCCAGACACAAACCATCAAAATGTTTCCTCTGTGCTTTCACCAAAGTACTCTCTCCCTTCAAACATCACTAAAAGGAATCCATTCGCTATTCCCCAAATTGAACACCAATGTGACAAGCAAGGGTGCTACACTTGAACAGTATTCTACTTTCACTGAACACAAGAACTCCatattgctttgtgtttttttttcctcaaccTACTAttacctttaatttttaaatataatttaaaaatgtagctATTCAAACTCTTAAGGAATTTGGAATCTTAGATTGAGTAAAACATATATTACTATTTAGGTATATCTGtttaataggattttttttttctttaagacaatAGGGTCATCAAAAAGCCATTGCTTCTCAAGAGTTAATGTTTGGGCTGCTTTATTTCTAAGAGCTGGCAAGAGTGTGCATTTGTCAAAGGATGATCCAGAACAACCCTTCAGTGTTCCAGATAAGGAAAAACTCAAGAGAAGCAGTACAACATATCCGAGATCTCACTGTTGGGAGACGTGggtgatattttttttcaagtgttgACCATGTTTCTAAAATTCTAAGGACTCTACAAATATTCATAAATTatgaaaaatgggaagaaaacagTAACATCCAAAACTAGCTATATAGTATATGAGATTGAGTCGTGGCCTTTACTTGAAAACATAACAAGATGGAAAACTATGAAAATGAGATGGAATTTCATTTAACATCGATGTGACAATATCACAGGTCAAAATGTGTTGAAGATATGCTGTTATATTTCTAGCTGGGAAAAGGTCAGCAATCCTCAAGTTTAAATTCAGGATAGGAGGGGAACAACTTGGTCACCAATACATGACTCGCGACAGGACTGGGTCGTTATCTGGGGATTCCAAGGACATGGTTTCCTTCAAGAAATCTGACATGCAATTCAGTAAGAGCTCCTGAAACATTAATCGAATATTTCTTCTGCAACTCCCAAAAAGAGGTAGGGAGATTCTTGACACAGGGTGTCCAGTAGACACTCAGGATGAAGGATGAGTGTTCCTTCTGCCTCTAGAGGACAAGGGACAAATGCACCCTAACCAGCAGATGAAATGTAGGAGGGAAAAAAACCTATCTGCCCAGTAACAAACTTTGAAGTTTGGGCGTGCAAGCTCAAGTGTGATGCCggcaaatgtttttaataaaccTATAAAAAATGTAATTATGAATTGGCAGTATTTTGAAACGGCCTGTTCTAAATTGTTGGCACTTCTGGGTCCACATCTGCAAGCATAGAGCAGCTCTCTCGATGTCTGTCTTTTTGAGGGTATCCCTTCTAATAGGTCAATCCCCTGTGGGTATTGCTTATTTTAACCTATTCCAACTCTAAGCTGCAACTAGCGCCCACTCcatcccacagcaggtgacaggaGGGCCCTGctcaccttccttcctctcccatcgGTCCACAGAGAAGTCAGCGACTCCGTCTACTTGGGCCAAAGCCCGACACACCTGGGCCTGGATATCCATGATCATCAGCTCCATCTTGGTCTTCATGTCCTCGGGTCTCTTCCGCAGCTCACACACGTCGGTCACCGGCGAGCTCATGAAAGCGCTGCAGCGGCGGGCCAGTTCGTCACCGTCCTCCTCCCGCCGTCCAGGCGAGGGGCTTCGCGCCCCCGAGCTCTTGGGCACCATCTCCGCCCGCTGCACGTGCCCGAAGGCGGCGGCTGCCAGTCCTGCCAACCCCGCCAGCGCCGCGGCCAGCCCGGTCCCCAACCAGGACCCGCCTCCAGCGGAGGGGCTGTGGCCCAGCCCGCGGCGGGACTGGGTACCGGCGGTGCCAGGCAGCTGGCGGACGCGGGCGGACGCGCCGCGCGGGGACCAAGCGCGCAGCTGGCCATAGTCGCTCCGCAGCGCGTGCCAGCCGGAGCCCGAGCCCAGCCGGGCCAGTCGCAAGGCCATGTCCCTCCGGGACTGGACAGCGCTGGTCCTGCAGACCCGCCGGAGTGCCCGGGGTCCTGAGGCCGACAGAGACTCGCCGGAATTGGAACCGGGACCAGGGAAGAGACACAACGGGTGTGGGCCGCTGCTGCGGGAGACTGGAGGCAGGCGGGAGCGGAGAATGCTGGGAAGTGTAGTCCGGTCCTATCGCCACCAGCACCCGTCTGAACGCTCCCAGAGTGGGAGATAAGACTCCACCCCTCCCACCGAGGTGGGTCCCACTCCAAGTCTACGGAGGTCTGTGGAGGTGCGAGCACTGATAAGAGAGGCCGTGTAGTCACGTCCACTTTCGATTACCCTGCTAGCTCACCCAGAAGTAGGGCCGGAAGACTGAGGACAAACGAGCAGAAAGACGACACAGAGACATCCCTGTCTGAAAATGTCAAACCGGGATTGCAGGCTAGTCTTGGCTACGGGTCTGGGGTATGCCCCTTCACCCCAGTGCTAGGCTTACCCCAAGCTCTCTGGAAAGACTGTAAGTAAATGGTGGGCTCCTGAGTAAATCCTAGGAGAAACATTCACACTCCAAGTTCACTCTTCCAAATCTCTGTTCTCCCCACAGCCCTAAGCTTTGAAAATATAAGGGCAGAAGCTCGTTCAAAGGCATATGGTGCCTAGACATAAATGTCAACGTCAACATATTTTACCATATCAGAAGGGCTCATTTGCCCTTTTGCTATCCGACATGCTTTTAATTTCTACTAGTAAATGATATTCTAGACCACTGGTTGTTTTCCCACAAGCTTTCTGGCCAGAGCAGTGACAGAAACTCAATAGGTGTGGTTCAAACTAGTCTGTTCACCCCAGGGCTTCCCATGCAAACTGCCTGGGACTGCAGGCTTCCTCAGGCCTGGCAGTTAAAAGGGTGGCAGGCAAATGACATCAGAGAGAAGTGATGAAACTTTCAGAGAAGACAAACCCTTAACTTTTAGCTGTAGGGTGCCCTGCCTGGAGACCAACttggaagagaaacaaagataaGAATTATCTCTTGTTTGCCTGTGAAGGCCTGTGGTGTCTAGCTGGGCCTGCTGATGATAAATGAACCCCATTAATGAAAAGGAATCTCTCTAAATATTTTCTCTGTAAGAGACCCCCCCATTTATGCTTCCACTCTGCTAATGCTAAGCTaatgtaaaaaataaaccaaatgagGAAAATAAGTGGTCCTGAACAAATTGTGCACTGGTTTCCAGCCTTCCTCATCTttagtctttctgtctctttcctcccctcctaaGGCTTCCATCAAAGTCCTCACATTCAATCTTAATGTGCAGTGCTTAATGGAATTCTTAAATAACCTGATtggtctgagaaaaaaaaatcatcttcctAGCCGAGCATAGTGGCGCTCACCtctcattccagcactcaggatatagaggcaaatggatctctgaatttgaagccagcctggtgtacatagtgagaccctatctttaaaaaaaaaaaaaaacaacctaccaacaaacaaaaattcatctTCCTGGAGCTCCAATTACCCCCAAGTCCTACTGGTTGGTGCATGGTATAGAAAGAAATATCCCTTCTATAGATGCAAGTTCATGCATCAGAAAGCTGGTGGGGACGAACTCAGTTGTAAACAAAAGCTACGCAGCAGGGTTATTTACCTGGATCTGAATTGGGTGCTCTGCAgtactgtgtgtttattttctaggTGACCCCACCATCCAGGAAATTCTGATTAGCCTCATGTGAACACTAGATTCAGACATTCAGTTGTTAGTCTTCAAACTCCACATGCTTCTCAGAATCCTGATGAGTTTGAGCTTTCCTCAGTCAAAAATCACTAATTTTATTAGTATATTAGCTTACCCTGTTTAGAGAGAGTTGGAGGAAACCCCTCATTCCTCTGGTAGCTCACTTGCcttctataaacacacacacaagaacataaacacatatacacatgcacacacatatgcatacatacacgtaccacacacacgcacatatacaatCCCCAAGTACCATCCCTAAATTATATCATGTTTACCAATTTTCTGTGATAAGCAACCATGAGGTGAGTCTTATCAAAGTTCCATTGCTTTCAGACAGATACAGAAACACAAGCTAATTAGTAACAAGGTATTGCTAAACATGGCCTTGGCATGCTTTCAAACAACTTAGGAATTCTAGTGGGGTTGTGAGGGGAGTGGAATTAACAAGGAAGGAAAGCTTTTGACATTTTAGTATTCTGTCCTAGGatttacattttgaatttttcgTCTTAAGAGAATAGTGAAGAGCTGCCTTAAATCAGTATCTAGATCAGGCACGTTCATGTCTGCCATCCCAACACAAGTGAGGCTGAAGCGGGGTTACTGTAAattgagcccagcctgggctacaacaaCCCTATATATTAAGTATGCAGTGCAACTTAGTGTGGTTGACTTGCTCTTATTTTAGCTAAAGTAATTTTAATGAGATGTCCACAGAGAGAGGTAGAATCACCAGCAAGAGGCGGAGCAAGAGATGACcttgccatgctaataaaggtacaaCCACACAGCAGAACATCAATAAGGAATATGGATTAACTTAAAATGAAAGACCTAGTTAGCAATAATCCTGAACAACTGACCGagcattcataagtaaaaatatagttttaaaataaagtccttaaaaagaaatagtataataaaaatataagtcatgtaaagatggaaaatacacagagagtcttgatactgtatgttattgtgttgtctttaaattttttggctactaaaaaaacaaatgaaaactgctaagatacatttgattatgaaaACTACTAGATTAAATcaacctatatatttaaaaaatatcttgacttcaaaatttcagTCAAAAGATATATTACTGTGGGAAAGAGATTCTGCTTCTATTTCCACGGGAAATTACAGGCTAtagattcattctgggctaagaaaaatcaggcttgatcaaggaagaccctctGAAAAATCTCTGGTGAGAATGGATGGCTCAGATGATCTAATGTTTCAGAGCtcctctgctgcagtttcctctgaggtCTACTTCCAGAATAGTCTGCTGGcttctggctgagatgatccaacctcacagaatactccagacAGGACTTTATTATAATCTTaagttttctcagggtcccccaaagattatcagcacccccaatcaatAGGAAGTAGCTTAGAAAATTACagccacattcccaaaaatggattatggatgtttgcctttgtttagggGAGTTAGTTACAAATTGTTTTGGGTCATagggggaaaaggggagaaaagaaagaaaaagttaaataagAGAGTTAAATTCAAAAATCCCTTTCTAAAGAAAAAGGGGCAtaggatatagaaatgatagaattaaagggtagattattgaatctaattttaaattaaaaaagcaactactaatcTTAAGTAGTTTACATTGGTTTGTattttggtttattgacacaaatttaaagattatattgttatgctgtatgtatgtttctactctttgtttgtttgtctt is from Microtus pennsylvanicus isolate mMicPen1 chromosome 1, mMicPen1.hap1, whole genome shotgun sequence and encodes:
- the Cpox gene encoding oxygen-dependent coproporphyrinogen-III oxidase, mitochondrial, which codes for MALRLARLGSGSGWHALRSDYGQLRAWSPRGASARVRQLPGTAGTQSRRGLGHSPSAGGGSWLGTGLAAALAGLAGLAAAAFGHVQRAEMVPKSSGARSPSPGRREEDGDELARRCSAFMSSPVTDVCELRKRPEDMKTKMELMIMDIQAQVCRALAQVDGVADFSVDRWERKEGGGGITCVLQDGRVFEKAGVSISVVHGNLSEEAANQMRSRGMSLTRKDGKLPFTAMGVSSVIHPKNPYAPTMHFNYRYFEVEESDGGTHWWFGGGCDLTPTYLNQEDAVHFHRTLKEACDKHGPDIYPKFKKWCDDYFYIVHRGERRGIGGIFFDDLNVPSKEEAFRLVKSCAEAVVPSYVPIVKKHCDDSFTPQDKLWQQLRRGRYVEFNLVYDRGTKFGLFTPGSRIESILMSLPLTARWEYMHSPPENSKEAEILEVLRHPKDWVH